Proteins from a genomic interval of Clostridium sp. 'deep sea':
- a CDS encoding aminotransferase class V-fold PLP-dependent enzyme, with amino-acid sequence MKKYYLDNASTTKTKPETVYDAINNTLRNIGCSPSRGSYYCSLQAGRLVFKTRNKLAKLFNVEDSRYIVFTPGITYSINTALRGLLNEGDHVITTCMEHNAVSRPLRTLKQQKNIDITWIPADTNGHINISDVEKAILPNTKLMVVNHASNIIGTILPLAEITAIAKKHNIYTIADCAQTAGYCDINFTQLGLDVLAFTGHKALYGPPGTGGMVLSKRAAKEMRPLIVGGTGSSSTKQFQPDHMPEKFESGTQNTAGIAGLGAGVQFILDTKTEIIRKHEQQLLQQLLTGLKQIDNIKIYYSGDVKQQVPTISITINNLEMGEMSIVLDEKYGIMTRSGVHCSPLSHNSVGTLKTGTIRLSIGYFNTAEEITYVIKSLKDLAQGAPSE; translated from the coding sequence ATGAAAAAATATTATTTAGATAACGCTTCAACCACTAAAACTAAGCCCGAAACTGTTTATGATGCAATAAATAATACATTAAGAAACATTGGCTGCAGTCCAAGCCGGGGTAGCTATTATTGCTCACTACAGGCTGGTCGTTTAGTGTTTAAAACAAGAAATAAGTTAGCAAAACTTTTTAATGTAGAAGATAGTCGATATATAGTATTTACACCTGGTATAACTTACTCTATAAATACTGCCTTAAGGGGTTTACTTAATGAAGGTGACCATGTTATAACAACCTGTATGGAGCATAATGCTGTAAGCAGACCATTAAGAACCCTAAAACAGCAAAAAAACATAGATATAACATGGATCCCTGCGGACACTAATGGCCATATAAATATAAGTGATGTAGAAAAAGCAATATTGCCAAATACTAAGCTTATGGTTGTTAACCATGCTTCTAATATAATTGGCACAATCTTGCCTCTGGCAGAAATAACAGCTATTGCAAAAAAACATAATATATACACTATTGCTGATTGTGCTCAAACTGCAGGTTACTGTGACATAAACTTTACGCAGTTAGGTTTAGATGTATTAGCTTTTACAGGACATAAAGCTTTATATGGACCACCAGGAACAGGTGGTATGGTATTGAGTAAAAGAGCAGCAAAAGAAATGAGACCACTAATAGTAGGTGGTACAGGAAGTAGTTCAACAAAACAATTCCAACCAGATCATATGCCTGAAAAATTTGAGAGTGGTACCCAAAATACTGCTGGAATAGCTGGTTTAGGCGCTGGTGTACAATTTATCCTAGATACTAAAACAGAGATCATTAGAAAACATGAGCAACAGCTTTTACAGCAGCTTTTAACGGGTTTAAAGCAAATAGATAATATTAAAATATACTATTCTGGGGATGTGAAACAGCAAGTTCCTACAATATCCATAACTATAAATAATCTAGAGATGGGCGAGATGAGCATTGTTTTAGACGAAAAGTATGGCATAATGACTCGCTCAGGGGTACATTGTTCTCCTTTATCTCATAACTCAGTAGGAACCTTAAAGACAGGTACTATCCGTTTAAGTATAGGCTACTTTAATACAGCCGAAGAAATAACATATGTAATAAAATCTCTTAAGGATTTAGCCCAAGGAGCACCAAGTGAATAA
- a CDS encoding ABC transporter ATP-binding protein, with the protein MIKVSNLQFAYNSNNIVLHDLKFSVKKGEIFGFLGPNGSGKSTTQKILMGILPNYFGNVKVNNTDLKKINKHYYEDIGVLFEMPYLYNTLSAVDNLKYFASFYSQKTRDIVQLLRLVGLKSEYFHKQVKHYSKGMKQRTSIARCLVNNPKILFLDEPVSGLDPSGAVLIKNIIRAEKEKGTTIFLTTHNMFVAEQLCDRVAFIVDGEIKALNSPQKLKQDYAANTLEIKYLREGIEEVQVISIEEFKRGIAASFDNIVSINSKQDNLEDVFIKLTGKRLHNG; encoded by the coding sequence ATGATTAAAGTTAGTAATCTCCAATTTGCCTACAATAGCAATAATATAGTTTTACACGACCTTAAGTTTAGTGTTAAAAAAGGTGAAATATTTGGTTTTTTAGGACCTAATGGATCAGGAAAGTCAACTACTCAAAAAATTTTAATGGGAATATTACCAAATTATTTTGGAAACGTAAAAGTAAATAATACAGATCTAAAGAAAATAAATAAACATTATTATGAAGACATAGGGGTTCTGTTTGAAATGCCGTATCTCTATAATACACTAAGTGCAGTAGATAACCTAAAATACTTTGCTAGTTTTTATAGTCAAAAAACTAGAGATATAGTTCAATTATTACGATTAGTAGGTCTAAAGTCTGAGTACTTTCACAAACAGGTAAAGCATTATTCAAAAGGCATGAAACAACGTACAAGTATAGCGAGGTGTTTAGTTAATAACCCCAAAATATTATTTTTAGATGAACCTGTTAGTGGTTTAGACCCTAGTGGAGCTGTATTAATAAAAAACATAATAAGAGCTGAAAAAGAGAAAGGAACAACTATATTTTTAACAACACACAATATGTTTGTGGCAGAGCAGCTCTGTGATAGAGTTGCATTTATAGTTGACGGTGAAATAAAGGCTTTAAATTCTCCCCAAAAATTAAAACAAGATTATGCAGCTAATACTCTAGAAATTAAATATTTAAGAGAAGGGATAGAAGAAGTTCAGGTTATATCCATTGAAGAGTTTAAAAGAGGCATAGCAGCTAGCTTCGATAATATTGTAAGTATTAATTCTAAACAAGATAATCTGGAAGATGTTTTTATAAAACTAACTGGCAAGAGGTTACACAATGGTTAA
- a CDS encoding ribonucleoside triphosphate reductase, whose protein sequence is MITKIIKRDGREVDFNINKIAEAIFKAARAVGGHNRELSIRLARQVVDTYERSNQFNDIPTVEEIQDIVEKTLIELGHARTAKAFILYRKQRKEIRNLKESILSIGSLIDDYIQDNDWHVRENSNMGYSLQGLNNHIATTITKRYWLEKVYPNEVSRAHLEGDIHIHDLGLLSVYCCGWDIGDLLKNGFTGVEGKIQSKPPRHFRTALGQIVNFFYTLQGEAAGAQALSNFDTYLAPYVFYDKLSYKEVKQAMQEFIFNLNVPTRVGFQTPFVNITMDLQCPKSLASLPAIVGGTEQDKKLGEFQDEIDLINKAFCEIMTEGDASGRIFTFPIPTYNITSDLNWENPMINRVMEMTMKYGLPYFSNFINSDLDPDDVRSMCCRLRLDNRELRRRGGGLFGAAPLTGSIGVVTINMPRIGYMATTKSEFLNRINELMNIACTSLEIKRKILENMTNNGLYPYAKFYLRNIKEQNNEYWSNHFNTIGLIGMHEALLNFMGKGIDTTEGKDFAIEVLDFMRNKLQDMQEQSGMMYNLEATPGEGTTYRLAKLDKKRYPSIITSGNDEPYYTNSTQLPVDYTEDIFTAFEMQEELQSRYTGGTVLHGFLGEAMSDIAVTKELIKSLATNFRTPYFTLSPTFSICPEHGHLKGEHFECPHCGLTCEVWSRVVGYYRPVQCWNNGKREEFKDRVEFVVAQ, encoded by the coding sequence ATGATAACAAAAATTATTAAAAGAGATGGAAGAGAAGTAGACTTTAATATTAATAAAATTGCAGAAGCAATTTTTAAAGCCGCAAGGGCTGTGGGAGGTCATAACCGAGAGCTTTCAATAAGGCTTGCTCGCCAGGTTGTAGACACGTACGAAAGGTCTAACCAATTTAATGATATTCCAACTGTTGAAGAAATTCAAGACATTGTTGAAAAAACTTTAATAGAATTAGGACATGCTCGTACTGCTAAGGCATTTATTCTCTACAGAAAGCAACGTAAAGAGATTAGGAATTTAAAAGAATCAATCTTAAGTATTGGAAGTTTAATAGATGACTACATTCAAGACAATGATTGGCATGTAAGAGAAAACTCAAATATGGGATACTCTTTGCAGGGTTTAAATAATCATATAGCCACTACAATTACTAAACGTTATTGGCTTGAAAAGGTATATCCTAATGAGGTTAGTCGAGCTCATTTAGAAGGAGATATTCATATTCATGACCTCGGTTTATTATCTGTTTATTGTTGTGGTTGGGATATAGGTGACTTACTTAAAAATGGTTTTACAGGAGTAGAAGGAAAAATTCAAAGCAAACCACCACGCCATTTTAGAACTGCTTTAGGACAAATTGTTAACTTCTTTTATACCCTACAAGGAGAAGCTGCTGGAGCCCAAGCGTTAAGTAATTTTGATACCTATTTAGCCCCTTATGTTTTTTATGATAAATTAAGTTATAAAGAAGTAAAACAAGCTATGCAGGAGTTTATTTTTAATTTAAACGTACCAACACGAGTTGGTTTTCAAACTCCCTTTGTAAACATTACTATGGATTTGCAGTGCCCTAAATCTTTAGCTTCACTACCTGCTATTGTTGGGGGAACTGAACAAGATAAAAAGCTGGGTGAGTTTCAAGATGAGATTGACTTAATTAATAAAGCATTTTGTGAGATTATGACTGAAGGAGATGCCAGTGGAAGAATTTTTACCTTCCCTATTCCTACATATAATATTACGAGTGATTTAAATTGGGAAAACCCTATGATAAATAGAGTTATGGAAATGACTATGAAATACGGATTACCTTACTTCTCTAACTTTATTAATAGTGACCTTGATCCTGATGATGTTAGAAGCATGTGTTGTCGCTTAAGACTAGACAATAGAGAACTAAGAAGACGTGGTGGTGGTTTATTTGGAGCTGCTCCATTAACTGGTTCTATTGGTGTTGTTACAATTAACATGCCTCGCATAGGATATATGGCAACTACAAAAAGTGAGTTTTTAAACAGAATAAATGAGTTAATGAATATAGCGTGTACTAGTTTAGAAATTAAACGAAAAATATTAGAGAATATGACCAATAATGGTTTATATCCTTATGCTAAGTTTTATTTAAGAAATATAAAAGAACAGAACAACGAGTATTGGTCTAATCACTTTAATACCATTGGTTTAATAGGAATGCACGAGGCACTACTTAACTTTATGGGCAAAGGTATTGATACCACTGAGGGAAAAGACTTTGCCATTGAAGTACTAGACTTTATGCGTAATAAACTTCAAGATATGCAAGAACAATCTGGCATGATGTATAATCTTGAGGCGACTCCTGGAGAAGGTACAACCTATAGATTAGCTAAGCTAGATAAAAAGAGATATCCTAGCATTATAACATCTGGTAATGATGAACCTTACTATACTAATTCAACCCAGCTGCCAGTGGACTATACCGAAGATATTTTCACTGCTTTTGAAATGCAAGAGGAATTACAATCTCGTTATACGGGAGGAACTGTTCTGCACGGATTTTTGGGCGAAGCTATGAGCGATATAGCTGTTACTAAGGAACTAATTAAATCATTGGCAACTAATTTTAGAACTCCGTATTTCACTTTATCTCCAACTTTCTCTATTTGTCCTGAGCATGGTCATTTAAAGGGTGAACATTTTGAGTGTCCTCACTGTGGTTTAACTTGTGAGGTTTGGAGCAGAGTTGTAGGCTATTATAGACCAGTTCAATGTTGGAACAATGGTAAACGTGAAGAGTTTAAAGACCGAGTAGAGTTTGTAGTTGCTCAGTAG
- a CDS encoding SurA N-terminal domain-containing protein — protein sequence MRKKFMLIILAVSLVFTMAACKKEVAPDPNKVLVVVNDENIIQSEFDIEYTKNIEYLQTNGTTLTKEQDTQLKNNILDSMIREMLIEQYAAKDEYEPTQEDIDKAYQAIIDNYESVEKFNEALKEAKTTEEEQKEILKKKLNTDKYLNDYVKENNLYSQVVVTDKEVEDEFLRIVMQSGNKELKLEDVKDYISSQIKNAKMSKLITTITTTLMTESKIENKVIFE from the coding sequence ATGCGAAAAAAATTTATGCTAATAATTTTAGCAGTATCTTTAGTTTTTACAATGGCTGCTTGCAAAAAAGAAGTTGCCCCAGACCCCAATAAAGTATTAGTAGTTGTGAATGATGAAAATATTATTCAATCCGAATTTGATATTGAATATACTAAAAATATTGAGTACTTACAAACTAATGGTACAACCTTAACTAAAGAACAGGACACTCAACTTAAAAACAATATTTTAGACTCAATGATTAGAGAAATGCTGATTGAACAGTATGCAGCTAAAGATGAGTATGAACCAACTCAAGAAGACATTGACAAAGCATACCAAGCTATAATCGACAATTATGAATCAGTAGAGAAATTTAATGAAGCTCTTAAAGAAGCAAAAACAACTGAAGAAGAGCAAAAAGAAATTCTTAAAAAGAAATTAAATACAGATAAATATTTAAATGACTATGTTAAAGAAAATAATCTATATAGTCAAGTGGTTGTAACTGACAAAGAAGTTGAAGATGAGTTTTTACGTATAGTAATGCAGTCTGGCAATAAAGAGTTAAAGCTTGAAGATGTAAAGGATTATATTTCAAGTCAAATAAAAAATGCTAAAATGAGTAAACTTATAACAACAATTACAACTACTTTAATGACAGAAAGTAAAATTGAAAATAAAGTTATATTTGAGTAA
- a CDS encoding anaerobic ribonucleoside-triphosphate reductase activating protein, giving the protein MIIDFMPVSFVDFPGNIATTVFIGGCNLNCCYCHNSTLLTAKEANKTEEEFLNYLLNRKHLIKGVCITGGEPTLWPNLINFIMLLKSNNFLVKLDTNGTNPKVLETLLQQNLLDYVAMDIKTTLAKYNEFGASESDKVKITSSVNLLKASNIKYEFRTTIMESLYTDADAQIIGEWLRGAQKYVLQGYKYNENVLNPQLCSTKNCELSYLEHLQEKLRPYFNSVKIRC; this is encoded by the coding sequence ATGATTATTGATTTTATGCCAGTATCATTTGTCGATTTCCCAGGAAATATAGCGACAACTGTCTTTATAGGTGGATGTAATCTTAACTGTTGTTACTGCCATAATTCCACATTATTAACTGCTAAAGAGGCCAATAAAACAGAAGAAGAGTTTTTAAACTATTTATTAAATCGCAAACACCTTATTAAAGGTGTTTGCATTACTGGTGGAGAACCTACTCTATGGCCCAACTTAATAAACTTTATCATGTTGTTAAAATCAAATAATTTTTTAGTAAAATTAGATACCAATGGTACAAATCCAAAAGTTTTGGAGACATTATTGCAACAAAACCTCTTAGATTACGTAGCAATGGATATAAAAACTACTCTAGCTAAATATAATGAGTTTGGAGCTAGTGAGAGTGATAAAGTAAAAATCACTAGTAGCGTTAACTTATTAAAAGCTAGTAACATTAAATATGAGTTTAGAACCACTATAATGGAAAGCCTGTATACAGACGCAGATGCACAGATTATTGGAGAGTGGTTAAGGGGTGCCCAAAAATATGTTTTGCAGGGTTATAAGTATAATGAGAATGTTTTAAATCCACAGCTGTGCTCAACAAAAAACTGTGAACTAAGTTACTTGGAACATTTACAGGAGAAATTACGTCCGTATTTTAACAGTGTTAAAATACGTTGCTAA
- a CDS encoding methylated-DNA--[protein]-cysteine S-methyltransferase translates to MNKYYLKQQMPWGEIAIVFNDTKQIEYVSLCGDLPQNVIKATWLELSIKLQKYANGEPVEFLERLKINHLPNFTRNVLLWLQQNCRYGETVTYGDIAKALGKPKSARAVGQVMARNQLPLFVP, encoded by the coding sequence GTGAATAAGTATTACCTCAAGCAGCAAATGCCTTGGGGAGAGATAGCTATAGTTTTTAATGATACTAAACAAATTGAATACGTTTCACTTTGTGGAGATTTGCCCCAGAATGTAATTAAAGCAACTTGGTTAGAGTTATCAATAAAGCTACAGAAATATGCAAATGGAGAACCAGTTGAGTTTTTAGAGCGTTTAAAAATAAATCACTTACCTAATTTTACTCGCAATGTTTTACTATGGTTGCAGCAAAACTGTAGATATGGTGAAACAGTTACCTATGGAGACATTGCTAAAGCTTTAGGTAAACCAAAATCAGCAAGAGCTGTAGGTCAAGTGATGGCCAGAAATCAACTACCACTATTTGTACCCTGA
- a CDS encoding ABC transporter permease, whose amino-acid sequence MVKQFIAILKNDFKCVIKSNQYLILICSLLVYTLYINCIYINNNVNPYPIIILDSYKSSLISDTHVSYVDNEQQLYQELQNNKEAIAVKTANKKSEIVIIDSGSEKINNLKKLYVTSKLKSTNIKADFEVLGTISFKQHKRIEMTSVVIFFEITAISFLTIAALFFKEKEQGILKISSIMPIKKHYLILSKIIVFLLLDICFVVILCLLNIGYSYFMTVLINVLIQVLLLSPIMVMLGFIFSLLYRNFKQFIFAYTGIIILFTSPVFLFVNTPFKWSAIEYFPTYYLYTNLHKALYNKLNMSLVSYLVYILVLILLFIINTRLIRNEMKRS is encoded by the coding sequence ATGGTTAAACAATTTATAGCCATTCTTAAAAACGATTTTAAATGTGTAATAAAGAGCAATCAGTATCTTATATTAATATGTTCATTACTAGTTTACACCCTGTATATTAACTGTATCTATATTAATAATAATGTTAATCCATATCCCATAATAATTTTGGATTCCTACAAATCCAGTTTAATTAGTGATACACATGTAAGCTATGTTGATAATGAACAACAGCTATATCAAGAATTACAAAATAATAAGGAAGCTATAGCAGTTAAAACAGCTAATAAAAAATCAGAAATCGTAATAATTGATTCTGGTAGTGAAAAAATTAACAACCTAAAAAAGCTATATGTAACAAGTAAGCTTAAAAGTACAAACATTAAAGCAGATTTTGAGGTGCTTGGTACAATTAGTTTTAAACAACATAAGAGAATAGAAATGACTAGTGTAGTGATTTTTTTCGAGATTACAGCCATTAGCTTTTTAACCATTGCTGCATTATTTTTTAAAGAAAAAGAGCAGGGTATCTTAAAAATAAGTTCTATTATGCCAATTAAAAAACACTACCTTATTTTATCAAAAATTATAGTTTTTCTGTTACTAGATATTTGTTTTGTTGTGATATTGTGTTTACTAAACATAGGTTATAGCTATTTTATGACTGTGTTAATAAATGTGCTAATTCAAGTGTTATTGTTATCACCAATAATGGTTATGTTAGGATTTATTTTTTCATTATTGTATAGAAACTTTAAACAATTTATATTTGCCTATACTGGTATAATTATTTTGTTTACTTCACCTGTTTTTTTATTTGTTAACACCCCTTTTAAGTGGTCTGCCATAGAGTATTTTCCTACCTACTATTTATATACAAACTTACATAAAGCGCTTTATAACAAGCTAAACATGTCTCTAGTAAGCTACCTAGTTTATATCTTAGTGTTGATACTCTTATTTATAATTAATACTAGGTTAATAAGAAATGAAATGAAAAGGAGCTGA
- a CDS encoding ABC transporter permease, which translates to MIKLQLKNMFRDKIIIISVCLPLVLAIIIKFYTPESLLVDPKIAILENNLSNVMVKKLRNYADVELFKSVNELENKVKVTSDETIGIIYDEKTNIYSYILQGNETNRTKEIASSLVAFNANGYSTIGNIKILKCSSEGLNSKDLISAIVILIAFYMGSTFVTFTIVSEKEQGLNQVFKISPISKSKFALIKIILGFSLTCIVSFIVALFLVDTSNISLLFLFITVSSLSTVSLGLFIGSLSKDLITAIVNTKVVLLAFIFLPFIAIIMPDNLQKVKILFNILPSYPIFKGLLSFNNITTTSILTCIATIAIHIIISYYLYTKKLYNKYY; encoded by the coding sequence ATGATAAAACTACAACTAAAAAATATGTTTAGAGATAAAATTATTATTATTTCAGTTTGTTTGCCTTTAGTACTGGCTATTATAATAAAATTTTATACTCCAGAAAGCTTACTTGTTGATCCTAAAATAGCCATTTTAGAGAATAATTTAAGTAACGTAATGGTTAAAAAATTAAGAAACTATGCTGATGTTGAATTGTTTAAGAGTGTAAACGAATTAGAGAATAAAGTAAAAGTAACTAGTGATGAAACCATTGGCATTATATATGATGAAAAAACAAATATATATAGTTACATTTTGCAAGGAAACGAAACAAACCGTACCAAAGAAATAGCAAGTTCATTAGTTGCCTTTAATGCCAATGGCTACAGCACTATAGGTAATATTAAAATCTTAAAGTGTTCTTCAGAAGGACTCAATAGCAAAGATTTAATTTCTGCTATTGTCATTTTAATTGCTTTTTATATGGGAAGTACATTTGTTACATTTACTATAGTAAGTGAAAAAGAGCAGGGATTAAATCAGGTATTTAAAATATCACCAATTTCAAAATCTAAATTTGCTTTAATAAAAATTATTTTAGGATTTTCTCTTACATGTATAGTTAGTTTTATAGTAGCTCTATTCTTAGTAGACACTAGTAACATATCATTATTATTTTTATTTATTACAGTTTCATCACTCAGTACTGTTAGCTTAGGATTATTTATAGGGTCTTTATCTAAAGATTTAATTACAGCAATCGTTAACACAAAAGTTGTGTTATTAGCATTTATTTTTTTACCATTTATTGCTATTATAATGCCAGATAACCTACAAAAAGTAAAAATATTATTTAATATTTTGCCTAGTTATCCAATCTTTAAGGGTTTGCTAAGTTTTAATAATATAACAACAACTAGTATCTTAACTTGTATAGCTACAATAGCAATTCACATAATTATTTCATACTATCTCTACACAAAAAAGCTATATAATAAATACTATTAG
- the rsgA gene encoding ribosome small subunit-dependent GTPase A yields MNNTITLVDLGFNESLKLALLNYNKQHQTNYKAGRVAVVQRDLFTVYCEHGLIPATITGKYLFVNGFDCQPAVGDWVVYKKSQCSNSNAIIYDILPRFSKFSRKVAGDKLNEQIIASNINYLFICISLNNDFNLSRLERYLTMVFNSGVIPVIILTKCDLITDKDSKINEVKNIAVAVNVHAISSVTGEGICELNKYCKQGNTIALVGSSGVGKSTLINHLAGEELLKTNTVREKDDRGKHTTTHRQLIVLKNKAIVIDTPGMREFHLLAVSNAVSNTFKDIEDLAKHCKFKNCQHKTEPCCAVKQAIEYGELTQTRLNNYFKLQKEAAYMAKKEKRKLARNNRINNY; encoded by the coding sequence TTGAACAACACAATAACATTAGTTGATTTAGGTTTTAATGAATCACTTAAATTAGCACTTTTAAACTACAATAAACAACATCAAACTAACTACAAAGCTGGCAGAGTAGCTGTTGTGCAAAGAGACTTATTTACAGTATATTGTGAACATGGTTTGATACCAGCAACAATTACTGGCAAATATTTGTTTGTAAATGGCTTTGATTGTCAGCCAGCCGTTGGTGACTGGGTAGTTTATAAAAAAAGTCAATGCAGCAATAGTAACGCAATTATCTACGATATATTACCACGTTTTAGTAAATTCTCTCGCAAAGTGGCAGGAGATAAACTAAACGAGCAAATCATTGCCTCAAATATTAATTACTTATTTATTTGTATTTCTCTTAATAATGACTTTAACCTTAGCAGGTTAGAGCGTTATTTAACAATGGTTTTTAATAGTGGTGTTATACCTGTTATCATTCTTACTAAATGCGATTTAATTACAGACAAAGATAGTAAAATAAATGAAGTAAAAAACATAGCAGTAGCAGTGAATGTACATGCAATTAGTTCTGTTACAGGAGAAGGCATTTGTGAACTTAACAAATATTGCAAGCAGGGTAACACAATAGCCCTTGTTGGTTCATCTGGAGTAGGTAAATCTACCTTAATTAATCATTTAGCGGGAGAAGAGCTTCTTAAAACCAATACGGTAAGAGAAAAAGACGATAGAGGAAAACATACTACAACACACAGACAATTAATTGTGTTAAAAAATAAAGCAATAGTAATAGATACTCCAGGTATGCGTGAGTTTCATCTATTAGCAGTATCTAATGCTGTAAGTAATACCTTTAAGGATATAGAAGATTTAGCAAAACACTGTAAATTTAAGAATTGTCAGCATAAAACAGAGCCGTGCTGTGCTGTTAAACAGGCAATAGAATATGGAGAGCTCACCCAAACAAGGTTAAATAATTATTTTAAACTGCAAAAAGAGGCAGCCTATATGGCAAAAAAAGAAAAAAGAAAATTAGCGAGAAATAATAGAATTAATAATTATTAA